A region of the Sminthopsis crassicaudata isolate SCR6 chromosome 6, ASM4859323v1, whole genome shotgun sequence genome:
TTTCTTTATACATGGCTACCAACAGTGCTTGGTGTATATCAGAATCTTAAAAAATATCTGTTGACTTCACCTGAATTGAATAACATATCAACAAATTATCCATATGACTCAGTAATTGGAGTttctacagagagaaattcctttgctaataaaatcacaggtccagacttaaaaaaaaaaaatctaaaagtgaAACCAATTCTTCCATGCTTGATCTTAAACCCTTACTTGATGTCATCATTGGTGCCTCAGACTATTAACAGTCCCATCTTAATATTTCCTGTTTTTCCCCTTTACCTCAGTCTGATAAAGGTAGAACTGTTCTCGAGGAATTTATTAAACATGtcagaacaaaagaaatttaCACTTGTGTCAtgtgatatgtttttttttcatgccATCCTATGAGGTAGCTAGCAAAAGTATCACTGTACCCATTTTTTGGGAAggagtgacttgtctagggtaaCATAATTaagagccagagtcagaatatatgagaaaaaaaatagaatatgctTCTAGAGGGCAGAATTGAAgcagggaaaagagaggaatccAGCTCCACATAagccctcctccttttttctgtcCTCTTATTTTCTGACAATTACAGAGCTTATCTTTGCTCCTATGTTCCTTACCTATTGGAGCAAacctattattaaattattatgagCTCTTGCAGGGTATTCTCTCCCATTTTACCAGCATCTGGCTTGGGTACAAAGAGACCTTTGCCTCGggataaaggaaataagaaaaggaaaaaggaaacaattcttCCTTCTTCTGCATTCACTGATATCTCTACTTTGGCTTCTTCCTTGGAATCCTTCTGAATTACCTACTTGTTACCCCAGAATTCAGTGATCCATTTCTTTCTGCAAATCTTTGCAAAAGCTGATCCCCAAGCTGAGAATATAGTTTTGTGTGAATAGAACTAGTTGCCTAGGCTGCAGTGAAACACACAGTTTCATATCCAAAAATTAAAACCAACTGAGGGCCTGCTATGGTATTGAATTCTGTCCAATAAGCTTTGCTCACTTCTGAGTTATGTGTACCAGTATTCCattatttactcttcttagataaGATGGTAAGAAagactcatcatcctgagttcaaatccagccatagacaattactagttgtgtgaccctgggcaagtcacttaaccctgtttgcctccgttcccaatctgtaaaatgagctgaagcagGAAATGGGGaaccactccaacatctttgacaagaaaaccccaaatgagtctACCAAACATTAGTGATGATTGCAGTGACTGAACAGAAACATAATAATTACTGCAATAAGTACCAGACTGGTGATTCCATTTGTATAGCAAATTCCCAAATAAGGATATCAATGTAAGTCAGCACCTTTTTATCAACTGAGtcataaaagaattattttgagCAGACCTACTTAAACTTTCCCACTCGTAACCCCTTTTCCCACAAGAAAATTTTACCTGACTATAGAGGTGcctaaaataggtatgcaaattaatcattttctaataagtcataatttcacaaccctcacattcagttacaacaCCCAATATTAGGTTGTGAGTTTAAGAAGCCGAGATCCAGAGTGCAAAGAAGTCATGTGACTAGCACAGAATCATACATAAAATGTGCCAGTGGTGGGTCTGCAACCCATGTCTTCTGGCTCTCTTTAGTGTGATTCACTTTTGTCACTTTGCCTCCACCACACCACACTGTCtctcattataattattttttcagaatAAATCCCTGAGAAGAGTCTTGAAAAGCAAGTGAAACTCCTTTGGGAATCCCAGCTCTTCAACAGTTCAAGGGCAGCCAATGAGGatttttctcctgattctctACAGTCTCTGGGGCTAGagagactcaagagaatgggtcCCAATGCCATAAACCAGCCTTATGTATAGCTCCCTTCACTACTCCTGCAAAGATACTGTTACCCTTCCTGTCAGCCTGGATTAGAAGGAAGCAGAACAAGCCCATGTAGGAACCCTAGAAGaccaaagaaatatataaaccCCATTGCCCCTGGGATAGGGCTAGTGTTGAGGTGACCCAGACTCTCATCTCATCGAAGCTAAAGTGATGAGAGAAGAAGAAGCCCTAGTACTAGGGTTAGTCACTAATTATTCTACTATTCCTGAAAAATTTACTGGCTTCCAAAGGGTCTAATTaagtctaaaaggaaaaaaagtgaagcaTTTGAGTCTCAAAACAGTACAGAAAATCACTGCTTATAGAAACTTCTGCTAAATGAAAATATGGCTCTCTCTTTTGACCATTTGAGTATGGCAGCAGGAGTTAGGATCTAGGGAAAGAGGACTACATAGAAGACCACGATACCTGACTTCTATTCTCACTACTACATAGAACACATCAGGCAACAGGGAGCAAGGTACCTCTGCCAGACTGGGCAGATCCTCTAATCTCTGGTAAGATGAGATAGTTGATAATGTAGCGAGAATCTAGTCCAAATATCTTGAACCTACTTTTCTTCCAGAACCAACATCCTGTGGTTTCCCGACTGCAGCTAATTCTTTGATTGACCCACCTTTccattaaacatttcccagtagTCAACAGTACTGCTTAATGGTTCTACAAATGTTTTGCTGGATAAGGTAGGTCTCatctattcaataaacatttaatgggCAACTATTTTATACAAGATCAATGGTCACACACCCGTATATATCAAATGCAAGACTTGAATTTGAGTCTTCCCAAGTTGAGGACTAACAACTAGTTCCCTTCCCATTACActgttttctctcaggacatTGAGACAACTCGCTAAGACTATGAATTTCAGAAAATTTTAGGACACAATCTGCATGAAGGGAGTTGTATTTTACTCTATACAGATTAAATTACAGTCTAGACtctttctaaagagaaaaaaactgcCATCCACTGAGTCTGTAAAGTTAtatcatatatttgtatatataatcttTCCATAATTTTTGCCTAATCTCAGCCTTACTGCTTTGGCATTTGGGGTAAAACATGTCCCTTCTCTGGACCTTCATTTATATCTTAATctttattatcttaatttatatttatataaatatatataatttatatttatataaatatatataatttatatttatataaatatataatttatatttatgtaaatatataatttatctttatcaatatattaataattattatactaattatattgtaatgaatatattaaattatataatttatatttatataaatatataatgtatctttatcaatattttaataattattataataattaaattgtgataaatatattaaattatataatttatatttatacatatttataaatttatataataagttTATATTTGTTCATCTtaatttaatctataaaatgttgGCAATGGGCTAATTGGAATTTGGAGCCTTTTCTTACTGCTGATCAATTGTCCTATGATTCTGATTCTGATCTCTCCTTAGTTCCTTTTACCCCCAGCTTGTTACTTACATCTGGGGTCCTGTTCCATGTCACTAGTAGAATGTAACCTTCTTAAGGGCaggaaaatttttatctttttcctctttttagcCAGTTCATGCCTTCTGCCTCTAtttgagaaagggaagaaaagaccATGATTTTATTGATCTAGGGAAATTGTGGTGAGGGAAATTCCTCTATCTATGCAGGAAGCAGCAGCTTTGTAGTTTATAGTCATGGAGAATGCAGAGCCCTGAAAAGCCAGTAGGAATCAAAGGTAAGGCTCTGACTTAAAGTGGTCTCTTTGTGTCCTCCATTACTCCATCTTCTCTGCCTTGTCATAGCAGACACTGCATTAGCAAATATTTCTTTAGTCAAATTGAAGAAGGGACAGATGTCCCATTCTGATCAGCAACCTGGAAGGCCGGAGTCTCATCCCCCAACACCTTATCCCATGATACCATTGCTCAGACCATCCAACTCTGAACTCCTGTCTGGGTAGGAGTTCAGAGCCAAGTTTCCACCCACAAATCAATCTGTCTCATTGTTTTGCTTTGCAATCTGATCTTGTTTTTAACTAACAAAGGAAGAATAAACTTTAAAGGATCTCCTTCCCCACCTTATTACCTAGACTTAGCTCCAAACTATTTTTGTCTGGTCCCAAAATTTAACCTACCTTCCAAGGAAAAAGAGTTTCCTCCATTGAGTGGGGATAGTCCCACAAATATGGCATAATTTCTCTAGGTTGCCCAGGCTTAAGATCCAATCTCTCAGCCTGAGCAGTAATAGTTCTACAATTTCAATAAATGTACTTACTTCAAAAGGCACAATTTAAGTGGTACAGACCTCATGGGATCTGTAAGCTCTAAAACATTCGTTTAATACTCTGTCACCTTACTTCAGTGAAGAGATGGTGGGTGAAGCTGCAGCATCTGAGATCAGTCATGAAATGTGATTTTCTACTATCAGGGCTTAGAAGGAGATCAGGTTAGTAAAATCATttgtattcttattattttttttattaattttattattatttattattattactgtggTTCAATATTTATCAGTTAATCACACAGTAAAATCTATCAGTTCAAACCAGAGGAGAATATCTCAAATACTCTTGCCCATAAAAGGGTAATTTATTCAAatcaaaaacataaagaaataaactATATTATATGTACTAACCTtataaaataaagcttaaaatatGAACCACCAAAATAGCAGGGTAGAAACTCTCTATTCTCTCAAATCTAGTCCTGCCTCATGAAAAACTCACTTTTCGTGGTGTGTACTTTTCTGTGTACATCTCTTCCATAGGTGATATATCTGCGTAAGTCATGACCCAGGGAAACAGCAGCACAGTgactgaattcatcctgctgggcTTTATGATCCGACAAGACCTACAGCATGTCCTGTTCCTTGTGTTTCTGTTTGTCTATGTCACTTCTGTAGTGGGCAACCTTGGTATGATTCTGATCATCAAAGCTGACTCCCACCTTCACACTCCCATGTACTTCTTTCTCCAACACCTGGCTTTCGTTGACTTCTGTTATACCTCCGCCATCACTCCCAAGATGCTGCAAAACTTCCTGGTGTCCCACAAGTCTATCTCGTTGTCGGGATGTCTGATCCAGTTTTTTGTTTATGCCACATTTGCTACAGCTGATTGTTACCTTCTTGCCGCCATGGCCATAGACCGTTATGTGGCTATTTGTAACCCCCTGCACTACCCGGTGGTCATGTCTCAGAGGGCTTGCAACCAGCTCGTTGCTGTGTCTTATGTTATGGGATCCCTGAATGCCTCTATCCATACTGGTTTTACCTTTTCTCTGGTCTTCTGTAATTCTAACACCATCAATCACTTTTTCTGTGACGTGCCCCTGGTCCTCCCCCTTTCCTGTTCCACAATTGATATCAATGTCATGTTACTAATCATCTGTGTGGGCTTCAATTTGATAAGCACTGTGATGGTTGTATTTTTCTCCTATGTTTACATTCTGGCTGCCATTTTGAGGATGAGCTCTGCTGCAGGGAGACACAAGGCCTTCTCCACTTGTGCCTCCCACCTGACAGCTGTCACCATTTACTATGGGACTCTTTCTTACATGTATTTACAGCCTTCATCTAGTGAGTCCCAGGAGAATGATCAAATAGCCTCTGTGTTTTATGGCATCATCATCCCCATGCTCAATCCCCTGATCTATAGTCTGAGGAATAAGGAAGTCCAAGAGGCCCTGAAAGTGATGGGCAAGAATTTCTTAACATGTAAGCCCTGAACTTCTGCTTTCCAGAACCAGACCAGTAAAgacctttctctctcattctttccacAAGAGGATAACATTTCAACCAAGTCAGACAGATAAGCCAATGGTACAATTTGGAATAGTGTGTAGGAATAGTGTTAGAGTAACTCTTCCAActtgaatccttttttttaagTCTCTGACACAAACTGAAGAACTTCCCAAGTCTTTGAAATGATAACATTCAATAATCATTGATATGGTCATGATCAATTATCAATaatcatgaggaaaaaaacaataatgaaagCTTATGTTCCTCTTACACTAAGGTATTTTCACAAGTATAATCTTAGGTTTTCACAACTTTATAAATAGTATagatattataattttcattttgtacATAAGGAAAGTGGGACTCGGCAAACTATAAAGAAATGTgacttaaaattaaagaaataatctatttcttttacctttcttgtaacaaataaggaaattgaggtcttGAGATGTTAtaatttgtctaaggtcatacaAGGTCAAAGTCAAGATTTGTTGACTTACACCCTTAGACTCTGATTCCAATACCAGTGTTCTTATCACTATCTATGATAAAATTGACCCAAGTTTGTGCTCGCTGGCACAACTTTTGTGAACCAAAGGCTGCCTTCACTTCTAAGAAGTTTCAGATGCTGCCCACTCAGGAATCTGTCATTTACCCTCACACTCGGGTTATTTCAGTATCATTTTATGGTTGTGAATGATCAAGTCTGACCAAACCTCATATTTTTTACTCTGTCTCTAATCTTCCCAAAGAGCAGAAACTAACTGGAGCAGAGCTCATTGATTTCTTCATAACCAGGGTCTGCAGCAGTGATCTGAACACGATAAGTGTAAAATTGATGCTAATTGTCCTTAGAGCAGCCACTGCTAAAAATAATGCTTCAGTATTTCAGAGGAAACCTGATTTTATCATTGTGAATACTACCAGCCATGCTAAATATCCTAAAAATCATAACCCTGGCATTTCTTGGGAAATGGCCTTCATCAAGTGGATATCAAGGCCAAATCCCTGTGGTTGCTTCTCTCCAGATTAATCCCAATATTTCTCAAGCTTATGGAAAGATCCATAAGCAGATCAAGATTCCATCTTGGTAGTTTCATCCAGAGTTTGAGTACCAGTGGAATTAATAATCTTCCAATCtcaagctaataattaatgtgcaacaagaaaatggtatttacacacatatattgtatctaggttacattgtaacacatgtaaaatgtatgggattacctgtcatcggggggagggagtgaaaggagggaggggataatttggaaaaatgaattaaaaaaaataaaaaaataataataattttccaatCTCAGGGTCACCTCCATTCCAAAATGAAGTAAGACCTCAAgaaaaggttaatttttttttctaatttccaaaGCCATGAGGGTAAGTACTAGATCAGTGA
Encoded here:
- the LOC141547537 gene encoding putative olfactory receptor 5AK3; translation: MTQGNSSTVTEFILLGFMIRQDLQHVLFLVFLFVYVTSVVGNLGMILIIKADSHLHTPMYFFLQHLAFVDFCYTSAITPKMLQNFLVSHKSISLSGCLIQFFVYATFATADCYLLAAMAIDRYVAICNPLHYPVVMSQRACNQLVAVSYVMGSLNASIHTGFTFSLVFCNSNTINHFFCDVPLVLPLSCSTIDINVMLLIICVGFNLISTVMVVFFSYVYILAAILRMSSAAGRHKAFSTCASHLTAVTIYYGTLSYMYLQPSSSESQENDQIASVFYGIIIPMLNPLIYSLRNKEVQEALKVMGKNFLTCKP